In Pseudomonadota bacterium, the following are encoded in one genomic region:
- a CDS encoding efflux RND transporter permease subunit produces MNTLIDLALRYSRTVVSVFVLLIIAGWSAYISIPKESMPDVQIPIIYISLHHEGISPEDAERLLIRPLEQKLRGIEGVKEMKATAHEGGGNILLEFIAGFNADKAKADVRDKVDEAKPDLPTDTDDPTIHEVNVSLFPVLVISLSGQVPQRSLYKLARDLRDEIEENVPSVLQVNVVGDRDEVVEILIDPIRLEGYGFSFEETIGFVRKNNQLISAGTLDTGLGRMAIKVPGLLQTSQDLLDLPLKSEDDAVVKFSDVADLRRTFKDPTGYARDRGTPAVALEVIKRTGQNIIETIEGVRKVVAEEKENWPAQIQVNFSQDESGRIRDMLADLQNSLIIAVLLVMLVIVRSLGWSSAWLVGLAVPGSFLMGIFTLQLLGLTLNTVVLFSLILAVGMLVDGAIIVVEYADRHMAEGAGRKEAYAQAAKRMAWPVITSITTILVVFFPLLFWPGVIGKFMRFLPLTLIATLTASILMALVFVPTIGSLIGRAQAEEKPNKPKMSGLSEFQQGLTGWYVRTLDYALDRPKTILLGALAALVSVFILYKIFGKGIEFFPNIEPPTALVMVHARGNLSVAERDRLVQKVENKLLDMQELQSIYTNSDVGRQVGRTGPPLPQDVIGTITLEFVDWQQRRTADKIIQEVNERVGSIPGIIVEIRKNKPGPPADKNIQIQLSSRFPEKLDIEVKKLKTYVDSLPGLINVDDTGSIPGIDWEIKIDRAQAAKFGADVTLIGQTIQLITAGLKIDSFRPDDSRDEVDIVVRFPKEFRTLEQLKKLRVKTSKGLVPISTFMTLAPQSRVSVLNRTNSKRSISVEADVAPGVLTDDKVQEIAAWIRKTQIDPAVNVAFKGEEEDKKETGSFLIKAFAIAIFSIAIILVTQFNSFFSMVLILSSVVMSTFGVFIGLIIMRQTYSIVMGGIGIIALSGIIVSNNIILLDTFDHLKVRMKNVRDAILLTGAQRLRPVILTKLTTILGLLPIMLGLNIDFLNRSITYGSPATQWWVQLATAIVFGVLFASTLTLVVTPCALMARENYRVWKQEYDRLYRVIWQWLWVRVMRR; encoded by the coding sequence ATGAACACCCTGATTGATCTGGCACTGCGGTACTCTCGCACCGTTGTCTCTGTTTTTGTTCTTTTGATTATCGCTGGCTGGAGTGCTTATATCAGCATTCCCAAAGAATCAATGCCGGATGTGCAGATTCCTATTATTTATATCTCATTGCATCATGAGGGAATATCCCCTGAAGATGCCGAAAGGCTTCTGATTCGACCTCTGGAGCAAAAATTGCGCGGCATCGAAGGTGTTAAAGAGATGAAAGCCACCGCACATGAGGGAGGTGGCAATATCCTGCTTGAGTTCATAGCTGGATTTAATGCTGATAAAGCCAAAGCTGACGTCAGAGACAAGGTAGATGAAGCCAAGCCAGATCTACCCACAGATACAGACGATCCTACAATTCATGAGGTCAATGTTTCTTTGTTTCCCGTTCTTGTGATTAGTCTGTCAGGCCAAGTACCACAGCGTAGTCTTTACAAATTGGCGCGAGATTTACGAGATGAAATCGAAGAGAATGTTCCCAGCGTGCTCCAAGTCAATGTGGTTGGTGACCGGGATGAAGTGGTGGAAATCCTAATTGATCCCATTCGGCTGGAAGGGTATGGATTTTCATTTGAAGAAACCATTGGCTTTGTGCGCAAAAATAATCAGCTGATTTCGGCCGGTACCTTAGACACCGGCTTGGGTCGGATGGCCATTAAGGTGCCCGGGCTTTTACAAACCAGCCAAGATTTACTGGATCTTCCGCTCAAGAGTGAGGACGACGCGGTTGTAAAATTTTCCGATGTTGCTGATCTGCGCCGCACATTTAAAGATCCGACCGGCTATGCCAGAGATCGAGGTACGCCGGCAGTTGCCCTTGAAGTAATTAAACGCACAGGTCAAAACATTATCGAAACCATCGAGGGGGTTCGCAAAGTCGTTGCTGAAGAGAAAGAAAATTGGCCAGCCCAAATTCAGGTAAATTTTTCCCAAGACGAATCTGGGCGTATCCGGGATATGCTCGCTGATTTACAAAATAGCTTGATTATTGCAGTACTACTGGTCATGTTGGTGATTGTTCGATCACTGGGTTGGAGCTCAGCTTGGCTTGTGGGATTGGCGGTTCCTGGATCATTTCTGATGGGGATTTTCACCCTCCAGTTGTTAGGACTCACGCTCAATACAGTGGTGCTGTTTAGCCTAATTTTAGCCGTTGGCATGTTGGTTGATGGGGCAATTATTGTGGTTGAATATGCTGATCGGCATATGGCAGAAGGTGCTGGTCGAAAAGAGGCTTACGCCCAAGCGGCCAAACGTATGGCATGGCCGGTAATTACCTCTATAACAACAATCCTAGTCGTGTTTTTCCCGCTTTTGTTCTGGCCCGGTGTTATCGGTAAATTCATGAGATTTCTGCCGCTCACATTAATTGCAACCTTAACCGCTTCTATACTGATGGCGCTGGTTTTTGTCCCCACCATCGGGAGTCTCATTGGCCGGGCTCAGGCAGAAGAAAAGCCGAATAAACCTAAGATGTCAGGTTTATCCGAATTCCAGCAAGGCTTAACGGGTTGGTATGTACGTACCTTAGATTACGCCCTCGACAGGCCTAAAACCATTTTGCTAGGAGCTTTGGCAGCTCTTGTCAGTGTTTTCATTTTATACAAAATATTTGGTAAAGGTATCGAGTTCTTTCCCAATATCGAACCACCAACAGCACTGGTTATGGTTCATGCCAGAGGAAACCTATCTGTTGCTGAGCGAGATAGGCTGGTGCAAAAAGTCGAGAATAAATTGCTGGATATGCAAGAACTGCAATCCATTTACACCAATTCGGATGTGGGCCGACAAGTCGGACGCACAGGCCCCCCCTTGCCACAGGATGTAATTGGGACAATCACTCTCGAGTTTGTCGATTGGCAACAGCGCCGCACAGCAGATAAAATTATTCAAGAAGTCAATGAGCGCGTGGGTTCGATCCCCGGAATTATTGTCGAGATTCGCAAGAACAAACCAGGCCCCCCTGCTGATAAAAATATTCAAATCCAACTCTCTTCGCGTTTTCCAGAAAAGTTAGATATTGAAGTTAAAAAGCTTAAGACATATGTGGATTCCCTACCCGGCCTCATCAATGTCGATGACACAGGATCCATTCCGGGAATTGATTGGGAAATCAAAATCGATCGCGCACAGGCGGCCAAGTTTGGAGCTGATGTGACCCTAATTGGTCAAACAATTCAGTTGATTACCGCAGGCCTAAAAATTGACTCATTTAGGCCCGACGACAGCCGAGATGAAGTGGATATTGTAGTGCGGTTTCCTAAAGAATTTCGCACTCTCGAGCAGCTTAAAAAACTCCGGGTGAAAACCAGCAAAGGCTTAGTCCCCATTAGCACATTTATGACTCTTGCACCCCAATCAAGAGTGAGTGTTTTAAACCGCACCAACAGTAAGCGCTCTATTTCGGTTGAAGCAGATGTCGCCCCTGGCGTACTCACTGATGATAAGGTTCAAGAGATTGCAGCTTGGATCCGCAAAACCCAAATCGACCCAGCAGTCAATGTTGCATTTAAGGGAGAAGAAGAAGACAAAAAAGAGACAGGAAGCTTTTTGATCAAAGCTTTTGCTATCGCCATTTTTTCCATTGCCATTATCTTGGTTACTCAGTTTAACAGTTTCTTCAGTATGGTATTGATTTTAAGTTCAGTGGTGATGTCCACGTTTGGAGTCTTCATAGGCTTAATCATCATGCGCCAAACTTATAGTATCGTCATGGGCGGCATTGGTATTATTGCCCTTTCTGGAATTATCGTTAGCAATAACATCATTCTGCTTGATACCTTTGATCATCTAAAAGTGCGCATGAAAAATGTGCGAGATGCAATTTTGCTGACCGGTGCTCAGCGCCTAAGGCCAGTTATCCTCACCAAACTAACAACTATTTTAGGATTGCTACCAATCATGTTGGGGCTCAACATCGACTTTCTAAACCGCAGCATCACTTATGGGTCTCCAGCAACCCAATGGTGGGTACAGCTAGCCACAGCCATCGTATTTGGGGTGTTGTTTGCTTCCACATTGACCCTGGTTGTGACACCCTGCGCTTTAATGGCTCGCGAGAATTACCGGGTTTGGAAACAAGAATACGACCGGCTGTACCGAGTCATTTGGCAATGGTTGTGGGTGCGTGTAATGCGGCGTTAG
- a CDS encoding efflux RND transporter periplasmic adaptor subunit has protein sequence MIHKLNQRYIIGGSIGLLLLLWFASGLFKGRHTEQTKAPALVRVAVRSSKAVQRVSELVLRGHTQANRSVTLRAEVPGPVASIEVMKGARVIQSQEILLIDPEERLELLKQGQALLDQRQLEFDAATKLGIKKFRSKTQLAQAEAQLREAEAELARIRTDLKNTKILAPFSGILADRYVEVGDYVIVGDKLAMVVELDPLKVVASVSEQDVGHINLETTSRIRLASGETVKGVVTFVGSVAEAGTRTFPVELAFANPGYQIRDGLTAEVYIPVKQVLAHKVSPAILSLNDAGQVGVKSVNAQSLVQFHPIKVIGHDGDGLWVTGLPESIRLVTTGHDFITHGQKVVAVPE, from the coding sequence ATGATCCACAAACTCAACCAACGTTACATCATTGGTGGCAGCATTGGATTACTGCTCTTGTTGTGGTTTGCCAGCGGTTTATTCAAAGGTAGACATACTGAACAAACCAAGGCTCCCGCTCTCGTGCGTGTTGCGGTACGCTCTTCAAAAGCCGTACAGAGAGTATCAGAACTGGTGTTGCGCGGTCACACTCAGGCCAATCGCTCGGTAACCTTGCGTGCTGAAGTCCCTGGACCGGTAGCCTCCATTGAGGTAATGAAGGGTGCGAGAGTGATCCAAAGCCAAGAAATTTTATTGATTGATCCAGAAGAACGCCTTGAGCTTCTCAAACAAGGACAAGCGCTTTTAGATCAACGCCAACTCGAATTCGATGCAGCGACAAAGTTAGGAATCAAAAAATTTCGCTCAAAAACACAGCTGGCACAAGCAGAAGCTCAATTGCGGGAAGCAGAAGCTGAGCTGGCCCGTATTCGTACCGATTTAAAAAACACCAAAATCCTAGCGCCTTTTTCAGGCATTCTAGCCGATCGCTACGTTGAAGTCGGCGATTATGTCATCGTCGGCGACAAGTTGGCGATGGTCGTGGAGCTCGACCCGTTAAAAGTTGTAGCCAGTGTTTCCGAACAAGACGTAGGCCACATCAACCTGGAGACCACTAGTCGCATTCGTCTGGCCTCAGGAGAAACAGTTAAAGGCGTGGTGACATTCGTGGGGTCTGTGGCTGAAGCAGGCACGCGCACTTTCCCGGTAGAACTAGCTTTTGCAAATCCCGGCTATCAAATCCGCGATGGCTTGACTGCTGAAGTTTATATCCCTGTCAAACAGGTGTTAGCACATAAGGTATCTCCTGCGATTCTCTCGCTTAATGATGCCGGACAAGTGGGAGTTAAAAGCGTGAATGCTCAATCCCTTGTGCAATTCCACCCAATTAAGGTGATCGGTCATGATGGCGATGGGCTCTGGGTCACCGGATTGCCAGAAAGCATAAGGCTGGTGACCACAGGCCATGACTTTATCACCCATGGGCAAAAGGTTGTTGCGGTACCAGAATGA
- a CDS encoding ATP-binding protein, whose product MQTFVGRQRELQRLKDLQDAPRPILAVIKGRRRIGKSSLAQEFGKDYTFFEFSGVAPNDNVNAQDQLDEFASQLCTRLNLSPVTFKNWNDAFAFLTQYLTQDPTVLLFDEISWMGSKDPTFVPRIKNWWDMTLQAYPHLTLILCGSISSWIEKNILNSTALFGRISLEIDLDELSFANSRRLLQQIGAQYSHEEILKILSITGGVPWYLEQIDPKFTANENIKRLCFEPGGLFIREFNRIFHDLFEPRNPIYKEIVHHLAGGMKTLTQLRSGTHYSHSGSFSEYLKILCSAGYITEHQNWSLKTGSMGRRNLYRLSDNYIRFYIKYIEPNLAKINSQRFKHTSLSTLPGWETMMGLQVENLILKNRHLILKKLGIPPHDIVNDNPYIQHPTKRQRGCQIDYLIQTHTNNLYVCEFKFRRKEIKSDVIDSMQEKIKRFVVPKGFAISPVLIHSGGVSDAVYDRRYFYRIIDITDFWEPCSAG is encoded by the coding sequence ATGCAAACATTCGTGGGACGGCAAAGAGAGCTGCAGAGATTAAAAGATCTTCAGGATGCTCCGCGCCCTATTCTTGCAGTTATAAAAGGGAGAAGACGAATTGGAAAAAGCAGTCTAGCACAAGAGTTTGGCAAAGATTATACATTTTTTGAATTTTCAGGGGTTGCACCTAATGATAATGTCAATGCTCAAGATCAATTGGATGAGTTTGCAAGCCAACTATGCACTCGTCTGAACCTCTCTCCAGTGACTTTTAAAAATTGGAATGACGCTTTTGCTTTCCTCACCCAGTATCTTACACAAGATCCAACGGTACTCCTCTTTGACGAAATTTCATGGATGGGCTCTAAGGACCCTACTTTTGTCCCCAGGATCAAGAATTGGTGGGATATGACATTACAAGCCTATCCCCATCTTACTCTTATTCTTTGCGGTTCTATCTCTTCATGGATTGAAAAGAATATTCTGAACAGTACAGCACTATTTGGAAGAATTTCTCTTGAAATTGATCTTGATGAGCTTTCCTTTGCCAATTCACGCAGGCTTTTGCAACAAATAGGTGCTCAATATTCACACGAAGAAATTCTCAAAATTCTATCCATTACAGGCGGAGTTCCGTGGTATCTTGAACAAATCGATCCTAAATTCACTGCAAATGAGAATATAAAACGATTATGCTTTGAACCAGGAGGCTTGTTCATTCGTGAATTTAATCGAATTTTTCATGACCTTTTTGAGCCGAGAAACCCAATTTATAAAGAAATTGTCCACCATCTTGCAGGTGGAATGAAGACCCTTACACAATTACGCAGTGGCACCCACTATTCCCATAGCGGTTCTTTTAGTGAATATCTTAAGATTTTATGCTCAGCAGGTTACATCACAGAACATCAAAATTGGTCTTTAAAAACAGGCAGCATGGGTAGACGCAATTTATACCGCTTAAGCGATAACTATATACGCTTTTACATAAAATATATTGAACCCAATCTTGCTAAAATTAACAGTCAACGTTTCAAACACACATCCCTAAGCACCTTACCTGGATGGGAAACCATGATGGGACTTCAGGTGGAAAATCTTATTCTCAAAAACCGACACCTTATTCTGAAAAAGTTGGGAATACCGCCACACGATATTGTCAATGACAATCCTTATATCCAACATCCTACAAAGAGACAGCGAGGGTGCCAAATTGACTACTTGATACAAACCCACACCAACAATCTATACGTCTGCGAATTTAAATTTCGACGCAAAGAAATCAAAAGTGATGTCATCGATAGTATGCAGGAAAAAATCAAGCGATTTGTTGTACCCAAAGGCTTTGCTATCAGCCCCGTACTTATCCACTCCGGAGGAGTCTCTGATGCTGTTTATGATCGACGATACTTTTACCGCATTATTGATATAACTGATTTTTGGGAGCCTTGTTCGGCTGGCTGA
- a CDS encoding RlmE family RNA methyltransferase, with translation MPQSAQHKAKRNSRFLSVELRNARKHKPSSQRWLRRQLNDVYVNKAREAGYRSRAAFKLIELHEKTNLFKKGQRILDLGAAPGSWSQVATQYIGNGQIVAVDLLEMDALASVNFLCMDFWDEDAPEKICRALKRQFPDLILSDMAPSTVGHKSTDHDRIMALSEAAFDFTKEILVSGGDFVVKIWQGRSEQEFMSNLRKHFKTVKLFKPAATRSDSSEMYVVAKGFMTDRR, from the coding sequence ATGCCTCAGTCTGCACAACATAAAGCCAAACGCAATTCCCGCTTTCTCTCAGTAGAGTTGCGCAATGCCCGCAAACACAAGCCGTCCTCGCAACGTTGGCTGAGACGCCAGCTGAATGATGTGTACGTCAACAAGGCTCGTGAAGCCGGGTACAGGTCAAGAGCCGCCTTCAAACTCATAGAGCTACATGAAAAAACCAATCTGTTTAAAAAAGGGCAACGAATTCTTGATCTGGGTGCTGCACCAGGAAGCTGGAGTCAGGTGGCAACACAGTATATAGGAAATGGACAAATTGTTGCTGTAGACCTTCTTGAAATGGATGCACTTGCATCCGTCAATTTTCTGTGTATGGACTTTTGGGATGAGGATGCCCCAGAAAAAATATGCAGGGCCTTGAAACGTCAATTTCCGGATCTTATTCTAAGCGACATGGCTCCCTCAACTGTTGGCCACAAGAGCACCGACCACGACCGCATTATGGCCCTCTCCGAAGCAGCATTTGATTTTACCAAAGAGATTCTTGTAAGCGGCGGTGATTTTGTTGTCAAAATCTGGCAAGGTCGCAGTGAACAAGAATTTATGTCTAATTTACGTAAGCACTTCAAAACTGTAAAGTTGTTCAAACCAGCTGCAACGCGGTCTGATTCTTCTGAAATGTATGTGGTGGCGAAGGGATTTATGACGGACCGTAGGTAG
- a CDS encoding Ppx/GppA family phosphatase, translating to MISHLQDEPHVAAIDLGSHTCRILIARLEDDGKSHKVVDSLARVVRLGAGVRDTGLLSTEGMDRSIQAIKDCARKLQKYNIVGLRSVATEACRQAKNAQEFLRRVTFETGIELEIIPEFEEGQLALLGCNMHIDPATPYLLAFDIGGCSTEVMWAKVEHNNPPKVQDWMSVPFGVVNVVEAAGGSPSIFYTDIRERIQKELHQLSRYQEITALVGEHNVQMIGTSGTTTTVTAIHLDLPVYDRFQVDGTLIPLMRIHEIGKKLADMTPRQLAQHACIGPSRSDLIIGGMAILEGICDCWPVKDLKVADRGVRDGILHALREQQLKQSKITQVS from the coding sequence ATGATAAGCCATTTGCAGGATGAACCACATGTGGCTGCGATCGATCTTGGAAGCCATACTTGTCGGATTTTGATTGCACGACTAGAAGATGACGGAAAAAGCCACAAAGTGGTGGACTCGCTGGCACGCGTGGTACGTTTAGGTGCAGGCGTTCGTGACACGGGTTTGCTGTCAACAGAAGGCATGGACCGTTCCATTCAGGCTATTAAGGACTGTGCGCGAAAACTACAGAAATACAATATTGTGGGTTTGCGCAGTGTTGCAACAGAAGCGTGTCGCCAAGCTAAAAATGCACAAGAATTTTTGAGACGTGTCACTTTTGAAACCGGGATCGAATTGGAAATTATTCCCGAATTCGAGGAAGGGCAACTAGCGCTTTTGGGATGCAACATGCATATTGATCCTGCCACTCCTTACCTCCTGGCTTTTGATATTGGAGGCTGTAGCACAGAAGTCATGTGGGCGAAAGTGGAGCATAACAATCCCCCAAAGGTACAGGACTGGATGTCGGTTCCCTTTGGGGTTGTCAATGTCGTGGAAGCAGCAGGTGGAAGCCCATCGATTTTTTACACCGATATTCGCGAGCGCATCCAGAAAGAGTTACACCAGCTATCACGTTATCAGGAAATTACAGCGCTAGTTGGTGAACACAATGTGCAAATGATTGGCACATCTGGAACGACCACAACAGTGACTGCCATCCATCTAGACCTTCCTGTTTATGACCGTTTTCAGGTTGATGGAACCTTGATTCCTTTGATGCGCATACACGAAATTGGCAAGAAGCTTGCCGATATGACGCCGCGACAACTCGCTCAACACGCATGCATTGGGCCCAGTCGCAGTGATCTCATCATTGGTGGCATGGCCATCCTGGAGGGGATTTGTGATTGCTGGCCGGTTAAAGACTTAAAGGTTGCAGATAGAGGAGTGCGCGATGGCATTTTGCACGCCCTTCGCGAGCAACAGCTAAAACAATCTAAAATAACGCAAGTGTCATAG
- a CDS encoding YbhB/YbcL family Raf kinase inhibitor-like protein, translating into MTWRIIKTVVLCFITVVELKGTDMGFTLRSPAFEHNGFIPEVFTCDGGDRSPALHWQDIPAGTKSLALIMDDPDAPMGTWDHWILFNIPPNTTGLLEGVSKLPAGVQEGTNSWNKTGYGGPCPPDKEHRYFFKLYALDIMLKLVDGVTKQELEQTMEGHIIGETELLGRYNRPQNQ; encoded by the coding sequence ATGACGTGGAGGATAATTAAAACAGTTGTACTGTGTTTTATCACAGTCGTAGAACTTAAAGGGACTGATATGGGATTTACGCTTCGCTCACCGGCATTTGAACATAATGGATTTATTCCAGAGGTTTTCACCTGTGACGGAGGGGATCGATCACCAGCTCTGCACTGGCAAGATATTCCTGCTGGAACCAAGTCGCTTGCTCTGATTATGGATGATCCAGATGCACCGATGGGAACATGGGATCACTGGATTTTATTCAACATTCCGCCAAATACCACTGGACTGCTCGAAGGAGTCAGCAAATTACCTGCTGGCGTTCAAGAAGGGACAAACAGCTGGAATAAAACTGGGTATGGTGGGCCCTGCCCGCCCGATAAAGAACATCGGTACTTTTTTAAGTTGTATGCCCTAGATATAATGTTAAAGTTAGTCGATGGCGTAACTAAACAAGAACTTGAACAAACGATGGAAGGTCACATTATTGGAGAAACTGAACTCCTGGGACGATACAATCGCCCGCAAAATCAGTAA
- a CDS encoding type III pantothenate kinase, which yields MQLCDFLNAVFAKGKPMLLAIDAGNTTVCFAVLELVADPVIKVQWHTYTSEKRTSDEWGAWLVSMLGHAGLSIKDIKGCIIACVVPDILEDLKDLCMKYFCANPMVVGDTGVALNIEIKTDNPPEVGADLLSAAVAAGKLYQPPLFVLSMGTATTLSLVDEGGVFAGVAIAPGIDLAIAALSKGAANLPPVCFKRPKKVIETATVPCIQAGIYWGMIGLVKGLIFRAQQEFKGPDLPVIATGGYARMIIKEMSSAIELDSDLVLKGLQIIHRYNQSNSQSKTIRVVA from the coding sequence ATGCAACTGTGCGATTTCCTTAATGCTGTGTTTGCAAAGGGCAAACCCATGTTATTAGCAATTGACGCTGGTAATACGACGGTTTGTTTTGCGGTACTTGAGCTTGTAGCGGATCCCGTGATAAAGGTGCAATGGCATACCTATACAAGTGAAAAAAGGACCTCTGATGAGTGGGGTGCTTGGCTTGTTTCTATGTTGGGTCATGCTGGTTTGAGCATTAAGGATATTAAAGGCTGTATCATTGCGTGTGTGGTTCCTGATATTTTGGAAGATCTGAAAGATCTGTGTATGAAGTATTTTTGCGCAAATCCTATGGTGGTAGGTGATACAGGGGTGGCGTTAAATATTGAAATCAAAACCGATAACCCACCAGAAGTTGGGGCAGATTTATTGTCTGCCGCAGTTGCTGCTGGGAAACTTTATCAACCGCCGCTTTTTGTATTAAGTATGGGAACAGCAACGACTTTGAGTTTGGTAGATGAAGGGGGAGTTTTTGCTGGTGTAGCCATTGCACCAGGCATTGATTTGGCGATTGCTGCCCTTTCCAAAGGGGCTGCAAACTTACCGCCGGTTTGTTTTAAGCGTCCTAAAAAAGTGATAGAAACCGCGACTGTCCCTTGTATCCAGGCGGGCATCTATTGGGGGATGATAGGATTGGTTAAGGGGCTAATTTTTAGGGCTCAGCAAGAATTTAAAGGGCCTGATTTGCCAGTTATTGCCACAGGCGGATATGCTCGTATGATTATAAAAGAAATGTCAAGCGCGATAGAACTAGATTCCGATTTGGTTTTGAAAGGTTTACAGATAATACATCGATATAATCAATCCAATTCGCAGTCAAAAACGATTAGAGTTGTAGCATAA
- a CDS encoding ribonuclease J, with protein sequence MTKVKGGLHFLPLGGSGEIGMNLNLYEYEGKWLMVDCGVTFGNKLGIDVIMPDTEFIEKYRGKILGLVLTHGHEDHIGAVPYLWKRLLCPMYATPFTAVLVRGKLREAGLLDAAALVEVPIGGDVQLGPFDVEFITLTHSIPEPNALAIKTPVGTVIHTGDWKLDPQPLIGEAADEKRLRELGDEGVLALVCDSTNVFVEGRTASESEVRQNIIDLVKKQKNRVAIGLFASNVARLETCLLAAKASKRHVALLGRSLHRMYRAARESGYLLNTPDLVEAEHAMSLPRNKCLFLCTGSQGESRAALTRIANKKHQSVLLKAKDTVIFSSRQIPGNETAIGALQNALQSQGIEVIGSRDEFIHVSGHPARDELRDMYELIRPQILVPVHGEQIHMREQAELGKQLGIPKAIVPFNGSLIHLSPDNPKIIKEVHNGRLGYDGNRVVPFDCQHISDRSYLSQEGIVFLTMVINDAGEVDQPSLSFVGLAANKEEEGLLTHGVLTEIAYFIENEPPSSWQNDAIVQEFCSIAVRRTVRKVCGRKPMIVVHIIR encoded by the coding sequence ATGACCAAAGTAAAAGGTGGATTACATTTTTTGCCCCTTGGGGGATCAGGTGAGATTGGGATGAACCTCAATCTGTATGAGTACGAAGGTAAGTGGCTCATGGTCGATTGCGGGGTTACCTTTGGTAATAAGCTCGGAATCGATGTCATTATGCCGGATACTGAATTTATCGAGAAATATCGAGGTAAAATATTAGGGCTGGTTCTGACACACGGTCACGAAGACCATATTGGTGCTGTTCCTTATTTGTGGAAACGTTTGCTATGTCCTATGTATGCCACCCCTTTTACCGCAGTGCTTGTCCGCGGTAAATTGCGTGAGGCAGGCTTGCTTGATGCAGCTGCATTGGTTGAAGTGCCCATCGGCGGTGACGTGCAATTGGGACCGTTTGACGTTGAGTTTATCACTTTGACGCACTCCATCCCTGAACCCAATGCCTTAGCGATTAAAACCCCTGTAGGAACTGTGATTCACACCGGAGACTGGAAGCTAGATCCACAACCGTTGATAGGTGAGGCAGCAGATGAAAAACGTCTGCGTGAGCTTGGGGACGAAGGTGTGCTTGCTCTCGTGTGTGATTCTACCAATGTTTTTGTTGAAGGACGCACCGCATCTGAATCAGAAGTTCGCCAAAATATTATTGATTTGGTCAAGAAACAAAAAAATCGTGTTGCTATTGGTTTGTTTGCTAGTAATGTGGCTCGCTTAGAGACCTGTTTGCTGGCAGCCAAAGCCAGTAAACGCCATGTTGCTCTGTTAGGGCGATCATTGCACCGCATGTACCGGGCAGCTCGAGAAAGTGGTTACTTGCTAAATACGCCTGATTTAGTTGAGGCAGAGCATGCCATGAGCTTGCCGCGCAACAAGTGCTTGTTTTTGTGTACTGGAAGTCAGGGAGAGTCTCGTGCAGCATTAACTCGCATAGCCAATAAAAAGCACCAGAGTGTACTTTTAAAGGCCAAAGATACAGTGATTTTTTCGTCGCGTCAGATTCCTGGAAATGAAACGGCAATTGGTGCATTGCAGAATGCACTGCAAAGCCAGGGTATTGAAGTGATTGGTAGCAGGGACGAATTTATCCATGTGTCAGGTCACCCTGCTCGAGATGAATTGCGGGATATGTATGAATTGATTCGCCCGCAGATTTTGGTTCCCGTGCATGGTGAGCAAATTCATATGCGTGAACAGGCGGAACTTGGAAAACAATTAGGTATTCCCAAGGCTATAGTTCCCTTTAATGGTAGCTTGATTCATCTCTCCCCAGATAACCCAAAAATTATCAAAGAGGTTCACAATGGCCGTTTAGGATATGACGGTAATCGAGTGGTGCCTTTTGATTGCCAGCACATCAGTGATCGTTCTTATCTTAGCCAAGAGGGTATTGTATTTTTGACTATGGTTATTAATGATGCTGGAGAGGTCGACCAACCATCCTTATCTTTTGTGGGACTGGCTGCAAACAAGGAAGAAGAGGGGCTTCTAACCCATGGGGTGTTGACGGAGATAGCTTATTTTATCGAAAACGAGCCCCCTTCGTCCTGGCAAAATGACGCTATTGTGCAAGAGTTTTGCTCAATAGCAGTGCGCCGGACGGTGCGAAAAGTGTGTGGGCGTAAGCCCATGATTGTAGTGCATATCATTCGATGA
- a CDS encoding DUF1467 family protein: MTLFTGSIAYILIWWLVLFTVLPWGIKPAVTPEAGFDPGAPENPRVLLKCAVTTVIAGVVWFLVYLLV, from the coding sequence ATGACGTTGTTTACCGGATCAATTGCCTACATTCTGATCTGGTGGTTGGTTTTGTTTACGGTACTACCGTGGGGAATAAAACCTGCTGTAACACCTGAAGCTGGCTTTGATCCAGGTGCTCCTGAAAATCCCAGAGTGTTGTTGAAGTGTGCCGTGACAACCGTGATTGCAGGTGTGGTGTGGTTTTTGGTGTATTTGTTGGTTTAG